A genomic region of Runella rosea contains the following coding sequences:
- a CDS encoding sulfite exporter TauE/SafE family protein — MFYLAFTLGLMSSLHCVGMCGPIALALPVHHRSTFGKMLGILMYNAGRAITYSLLGVLFGFLGSALNFGGLQRGLSIGTGLFLLGTVAYSSHWLDQLSAPLPLQKGVQWIKKRLSSLLSRRSFPALFLLGTLNGLLPCGLVYMALISSVALGNPWEGGLFMALFGVGTIPAMSAVAFVKTFISTKFRNQARRLMPAFVAAVAILLILRGLEVTGWPMLGLEAREIPVCHGAVK, encoded by the coding sequence ATGTTTTACCTCGCATTTACATTAGGCCTGATGAGCAGTCTCCACTGTGTGGGGATGTGCGGGCCTATTGCGTTGGCGTTGCCGGTTCACCACCGGTCTACGTTCGGAAAAATGCTGGGGATTTTGATGTATAACGCTGGTCGCGCCATTACATACAGTTTGCTTGGGGTGTTGTTTGGATTTCTGGGCAGTGCGCTAAATTTTGGAGGATTGCAGCGCGGCCTCTCCATCGGAACGGGCCTTTTTTTGTTGGGTACGGTCGCGTATTCATCGCATTGGCTCGACCAACTTTCGGCTCCTCTACCCTTACAAAAAGGAGTTCAATGGATAAAAAAAAGGTTGAGTTCATTACTTTCCCGTCGAAGTTTTCCTGCCCTGTTTTTGCTCGGCACGCTTAATGGATTATTGCCCTGCGGGCTTGTCTACATGGCGCTTATTAGTTCCGTTGCCCTAGGCAATCCGTGGGAGGGGGGACTATTTATGGCCCTTTTTGGGGTGGGCACGATTCCTGCCATGAGTGCCGTGGCATTTGTTAAAACGTTTATATCTACCAAATTTCGCAACCAAGCCCGCCGACTCATGCCCGCTTTTGTGGCCGCCGTGGCGATTTTGTTGATTTTAAGGGGTCTGGAAGTGACAGGCTGGCCGATGTTGGGTTTGGAAGCCCGTGAGATTCCTGTTTGTCATGGGGCTGTTAAGTAG
- a CDS encoding FixH family protein, which translates to MKISWGTGIWVLYGSFVLLILTMVGMSVVQKIDLVTDKYYEEEIQYQGKIDKIKNAKNLAAPLVWEVTESGVKINYPKELKNIGGVVNFYCPSDNSKDFSVKIQPDLGNTQFIPTQNAATGRYQIQFDWKSGEMAYWNEGIVNL; encoded by the coding sequence ATGAAAATCTCTTGGGGTACTGGCATTTGGGTTCTGTATGGCTCGTTTGTCTTGTTGATACTGACGATGGTGGGCATGAGTGTTGTCCAAAAAATAGACTTGGTGACGGATAAGTATTATGAAGAAGAAATCCAATACCAAGGTAAAATTGATAAAATCAAAAACGCCAAAAACTTGGCAGCTCCTCTGGTTTGGGAAGTGACAGAATCTGGTGTTAAAATCAACTATCCCAAGGAGTTAAAAAACATTGGGGGTGTTGTAAACTTCTATTGTCCTTCCGACAACAGTAAAGATTTCAGCGTAAAAATTCAGCCCGATTTAGGGAATACACAGTTCATTCCAACCCAAAATGCCGCTACGGGGCGTTATCAAATCCAATTCGACTGGAAGTCAGGAGAAATGGCGTATTGGAACGAAGGAATTGTAAATTTATAG
- the ccoG gene encoding cytochrome c oxidase accessory protein CcoG — protein MNPLDTHPDFDESFRDNFAAVDNTTGKRNWFFPQKPTGKWHNRRVWFTIFQLSVMFGLPFIKVNGQPLFLFNILERKFIIFGLFIGPQDYWLFGLMMISFFVFIVLFTTVFGRVWCGWACPQTVFMEMVFRKIEYVIEGDWKAQRALEKAPWNNEKIVKRTLKVVVFMTVSFLIANLLLSYFVGVDRLWRIVSEPITEHLTLFLGICAFTLIFFFNFAWLRDQACTVVCPYGRLQGVLLDKNSVVIAYDYKRGEPREKLHKGKERTAGDCINCFQCVNVCPTGIDIRNGTQMECVNCTACIDACDNIMEKVNLPKGLIRFDSENNIASGKSKLITTRTIAYAVVLTALWVALGYAILTRDDTETTMLRVPGSRYIENPDGSISNLYTFKLFNKTNHAIDPQMRILFPKGTLKFAGIPSLHLDGAGMVEGSVFITIPKTEIANRRTEIKLAIYAGSEKLEEFKTTFIAPEE, from the coding sequence ATGAATCCCCTAGATACACACCCCGATTTTGATGAATCGTTTCGCGATAATTTCGCAGCTGTAGACAACACTACGGGCAAACGAAACTGGTTTTTTCCGCAAAAACCAACGGGAAAATGGCATAATCGCCGCGTGTGGTTCACGATATTCCAACTCAGCGTGATGTTTGGGTTGCCTTTTATCAAAGTCAATGGGCAGCCTTTATTTCTCTTCAATATTTTAGAGCGCAAATTTATCATCTTTGGTCTTTTCATCGGGCCACAAGATTATTGGCTCTTTGGGCTCATGATGATTTCATTTTTTGTGTTTATCGTTTTGTTTACCACGGTTTTCGGGCGAGTATGGTGCGGATGGGCGTGTCCGCAAACGGTATTCATGGAAATGGTTTTTCGTAAAATTGAGTACGTCATCGAAGGGGACTGGAAAGCACAGCGGGCCTTAGAGAAAGCCCCCTGGAACAACGAAAAAATCGTCAAAAGAACCCTCAAAGTGGTGGTTTTCATGACTGTTTCGTTTCTGATTGCCAATCTTTTATTGAGCTATTTTGTCGGCGTTGACCGCTTGTGGCGCATTGTTTCAGAGCCTATCACTGAGCACTTGACGCTGTTTTTGGGAATTTGCGCGTTTACGCTGATTTTCTTCTTCAACTTTGCATGGCTACGCGACCAAGCTTGCACCGTTGTGTGTCCTTACGGGCGTTTACAGGGTGTTTTATTGGACAAAAACTCAGTCGTGATTGCGTACGACTACAAACGCGGTGAACCCCGCGAAAAATTGCACAAAGGCAAAGAACGCACCGCTGGCGACTGCATCAACTGCTTTCAATGTGTAAATGTGTGTCCTACCGGAATCGACATCCGTAACGGGACCCAAATGGAGTGTGTCAATTGTACCGCCTGCATTGATGCCTGTGACAACATCATGGAAAAAGTAAATTTGCCCAAAGGCTTAATTCGCTTCGATTCCGAAAACAACATTGCGAGTGGCAAAAGCAAGTTAATAACAACCAGAACCATTGCCTATGCCGTTGTTTTAACGGCATTATGGGTGGCCTTGGGCTACGCCATTCTGACCCGCGACGATACCGAAACAACCATGCTTCGGGTGCCCGGCTCTCGCTACATTGAGAATCCAGACGGTAGCATCAGTAATTTGTACACTTTCAAACTATTCAATAAAACCAATCACGCCATCGACCCCCAAATGCGGATTCTTTTTCCGAAAGGCACTCTAAAATTTGCGGGAATTCCTAGTTTGCACCTCGACGGTGCGGGGATGGTAGAAGGGTCAGTGTTTATCACTATTCCTAAAACCGAAATTGCCAATCGCAGAACGGAAATTAAATTAGCCATTTATGCTGGCAGTGAAAAACTGGAAGAATTTAAAACAACATTTATTGCACCGGAAGAATAA
- a CDS encoding cbb3-type cytochrome c oxidase N-terminal domain-containing protein, producing the protein MKFRNYLQAIDGVAIYPLIGLLIFTGLFIGLVWYLFRMDKQTIQKMSNLPLEDGTVRNILSTLLLLFVTSGAFAQAEAPKAGNKELVTYLILMILLLVIAAVVAVLVQVLLLLKKISAKTQTSEQVVEDLRGDKAPLFSARWWQRWTGFGVQLEDEQRILITGHDYDGIHELDNRMPPWLAFLFQGTILFAFVYLIYYHLTGAGDLPMAELEKETLVIEAKKAAFLEKASAKINENTVALLTDAKTIEEGKAIFAANCAACHAADGGGTVGPNLTDEYWLHGGGIKNVFKTVKYGVPEKGMISWEKQLNPLKMQQVSSYIISLKGTKPASPKAPQGEVYTETTAKTDSTVALK; encoded by the coding sequence ATGAAATTCAGAAACTACCTCCAGGCAATCGACGGAGTGGCCATCTATCCGCTCATTGGGCTGCTCATTTTTACCGGTCTATTCATCGGTTTGGTTTGGTACCTCTTTCGAATGGACAAGCAGACCATCCAAAAGATGAGTAATCTTCCGCTAGAAGACGGCACCGTCCGAAACATCCTCTCTACCCTTCTGCTTCTTTTTGTGACTTCAGGTGCTTTTGCGCAGGCTGAAGCCCCCAAAGCAGGAAACAAAGAACTGGTGACGTACCTTATCTTGATGATATTGCTGTTGGTCATCGCAGCCGTGGTTGCAGTATTGGTACAGGTGTTGTTGTTGCTGAAAAAAATCTCGGCAAAAACGCAAACCTCCGAACAAGTAGTAGAAGACCTGCGTGGCGATAAAGCACCGCTGTTCAGCGCCCGTTGGTGGCAACGCTGGACGGGCTTCGGGGTTCAGCTCGAAGACGAGCAACGTATCCTTATCACGGGCCACGACTACGACGGAATCCACGAACTCGACAACCGTATGCCCCCTTGGCTTGCATTTCTTTTCCAAGGCACCATTTTGTTCGCCTTTGTCTATTTGATTTATTATCACCTAACGGGCGCGGGAGATTTGCCGATGGCTGAACTTGAAAAAGAAACGCTTGTCATCGAAGCTAAAAAAGCCGCCTTCCTTGAAAAAGCATCGGCCAAAATCAACGAGAATACCGTGGCGCTTCTTACCGATGCTAAAACCATTGAAGAAGGTAAAGCCATTTTTGCCGCCAATTGCGCCGCCTGCCACGCGGCCGATGGTGGGGGTACGGTAGGTCCAAACCTTACCGACGAATACTGGCTGCACGGTGGCGGCATCAAAAATGTGTTCAAAACCGTCAAATACGGCGTACCCGAAAAAGGGATGATTTCGTGGGAAAAGCAGCTAAATCCGCTCAAAATGCAACAGGTTTCTAGTTACATTATTTCGTTGAAAGGAACGAAACCCGCTAGTCCCAAAGCTCCGCAAGGAGAAGTTTATACCGAAACAACGGCCAAAACGGATAGCACCGTTGCCTTGAAATAA
- the ccoN gene encoding cytochrome-c oxidase, cbb3-type subunit I, with the protein MEPISKTTATVEMEEFTYDNVIVRNFAIASIVFGIVGMLVGVLIAFQLAFPALNFDISYTTFGRLRPLHTNAVIFAFVGNGFFMGLYYSAPRILRTPMWSPLLSQINFWGWQLIIVAAAITLPLGLTTGKEYAELEWPIDIAIALVWVAGLVNLVMTMVKRRVQHIYAAIWFYLASFVTVAMLHVVNSVELPISLTKSYSWYAGVQDALVQWWYGHNAVAFFLTTPYLGLMYYFLPKAANRPIYSYRLSIVHFWSLIFLYIWAGPHHLLYTSLPDWAQSLGVVFSIMLIAPSWGGMINGLFTLRGAWDKVREDIVLKFMVVAVTAYGMATFEGPMLSLKNVNAIAHYTDWIVAHVHVGALGWNGFMTFAIMYWLFPRIYGRPLFSQKLANFHFWIGTLGIIFYAVPMYWAGWTQSSMWKEFTEEGFLKYPNFLETVTQLVPFYVLRGFGGTLYLVGFLVGAYNLMMTTLNGKLIRTETARSASLASIWNPPANEYWHSRIFERKPVLLTVIALVAVIIGGVIELVPTFMVESNVPTIESVKPYTPLELHGRDIYVREGCYTCHSQMIRPFRSETERYGEYSKAGEFVYDHPFQWGSKRTGPDLHRVGAKYPDSWHFNHMEDPTSMSPGSIMPKYPWLLEDELDLSTTSAKISAMQTLGVPYEEGYEEKATADAQEQAKQIAENLKKDGIKAKSDREIIALIAYLQRMGTDIKAAQ; encoded by the coding sequence ATGGAACCAATTTCCAAAACGACCGCTACTGTTGAAATGGAAGAGTTCACCTACGATAACGTCATTGTACGGAACTTCGCCATTGCCTCTATCGTGTTTGGGATAGTCGGCATGTTGGTAGGTGTGCTTATTGCCTTTCAATTAGCATTCCCTGCCCTCAATTTTGACATTTCGTACACTACCTTTGGTAGACTACGACCATTACACACCAACGCCGTTATTTTCGCCTTTGTCGGCAACGGTTTTTTTATGGGGCTTTATTACTCCGCGCCCCGGATTCTCCGAACCCCCATGTGGAGCCCTTTGCTGAGTCAAATCAATTTTTGGGGGTGGCAATTAATCATCGTCGCGGCCGCCATCACTTTACCACTTGGCCTAACCACTGGAAAAGAATACGCTGAGTTGGAATGGCCCATCGACATTGCCATTGCTTTGGTTTGGGTAGCGGGGTTGGTTAACCTAGTAATGACGATGGTAAAACGTCGGGTACAGCATATCTACGCGGCCATTTGGTTTTACTTGGCTTCGTTCGTAACGGTTGCCATGCTTCACGTGGTTAACAGCGTAGAATTGCCCATTTCGTTGACCAAAAGCTATTCATGGTACGCAGGTGTACAGGATGCGTTGGTGCAGTGGTGGTACGGACACAACGCCGTTGCCTTTTTCTTAACCACGCCTTATTTGGGTCTGATGTATTATTTCTTGCCCAAAGCCGCCAATCGTCCTATTTATTCTTATCGTCTTTCGATTGTTCACTTCTGGTCATTGATATTTTTGTACATCTGGGCTGGCCCTCACCACTTGTTGTATACCTCATTGCCCGACTGGGCACAGTCGTTAGGAGTGGTTTTCTCCATCATGCTGATTGCTCCTTCATGGGGTGGAATGATCAACGGACTCTTCACCCTGCGCGGTGCTTGGGATAAAGTACGGGAAGATATTGTGCTAAAATTCATGGTTGTAGCCGTTACCGCCTACGGAATGGCCACCTTTGAAGGCCCTATGCTTTCGCTCAAAAACGTTAATGCCATTGCCCACTATACCGACTGGATAGTTGCCCACGTACACGTTGGGGCCTTGGGTTGGAACGGCTTTATGACCTTTGCCATCATGTATTGGTTGTTTCCACGGATTTACGGTCGGCCTTTGTTCTCCCAAAAATTGGCTAATTTCCACTTCTGGATTGGCACCTTAGGAATTATATTCTACGCGGTACCGATGTACTGGGCGGGCTGGACACAATCGTCGATGTGGAAAGAATTTACGGAAGAAGGTTTCTTAAAATACCCTAACTTCCTCGAAACCGTTACTCAACTTGTGCCTTTTTACGTGTTGCGTGGTTTTGGTGGCACACTGTACTTAGTAGGATTCTTGGTAGGTGCTTACAACCTCATGATGACGACCCTCAACGGCAAACTCATCAGAACCGAAACGGCCCGTTCAGCGTCTTTGGCTTCTATCTGGAACCCACCAGCCAACGAATACTGGCACAGCCGTATTTTTGAGCGCAAGCCCGTGTTACTGACCGTTATTGCCTTAGTTGCCGTAATCATTGGTGGCGTGATTGAGTTGGTTCCGACGTTTATGGTTGAATCCAACGTTCCGACCATCGAAAGCGTGAAACCCTATACCCCGCTAGAATTACATGGCCGCGACATCTACGTTCGTGAGGGTTGCTATACCTGTCACTCACAGATGATTCGTCCGTTCAGGAGCGAAACCGAACGCTACGGCGAATACTCTAAAGCAGGTGAGTTTGTGTACGACCACCCATTCCAGTGGGGCTCAAAACGAACCGGACCTGATTTGCACCGGGTGGGAGCTAAATATCCTGATTCGTGGCACTTCAACCACATGGAAGACCCCACCAGCATGTCGCCAGGTTCCATTATGCCTAAATACCCTTGGTTGTTGGAAGATGAGCTTGACTTAAGCACTACCTCGGCCAAAATCAGCGCGATGCAAACGTTGGGCGTTCCTTACGAAGAAGGCTACGAAGAAAAAGCCACCGCTGATGCCCAAGAACAAGCTAAGCAAATTGCGGAAAATCTCAAAAAAGACGGTATCAAAGCCAAATCTGACCGAGAAATCATCGCCCTGATTGCTTACCTGCAACGAATGGGAACCGACATCAAAGCCGCTCAATAA
- the ccoS gene encoding cbb3-type cytochrome oxidase assembly protein CcoS, with amino-acid sequence MSALILLLSVSLLVAVGFLIAFVWSVRKGQFDDDYTPSVRILFDDNEKNSSPQS; translated from the coding sequence ATGAGTGCTCTTATTCTTCTCCTTTCAGTCAGTCTGCTCGTGGCAGTCGGGTTTTTAATCGCCTTTGTGTGGTCGGTCCGAAAGGGTCAATTCGACGATGATTACACCCCCTCCGTTCGAATTTTATTCGACGACAATGAAAAAAATTCATCTCCTCAATCATAA
- a CDS encoding heavy metal translocating P-type ATPase translates to MSQSISSTVEVACYHCGADCEETVIVHDNKPFCCEGCKLVYELLQENELCSYYDFTKNPGVSPDKNYYKGKYAYLDLPEVHQRIIQFTDGRQTHINWYLPQMHCSSCVYLLENLHRLQEGVISAVVNFPEKRVRIIVDEEKIKLSQLAELLTYIGYEPYISLQDVESDQSPKINRTRLYKIGISGFAFGNVMMMSFPDYFGLGDTQTDQKLQSLFSVFSVVLALPVFFYAASDFFVSAWKAIRKHYLNIDAPIALAILVTFVRSLYEIGTQTGVGYLDSMTGIVFFMLLGRYFQDKTYSVISFDRDYKSYFPVAVTLLHKSKSTAEKPIDAAQNDLYAVNAEEPQIMVTDLKAGDHILIRNKELIPADARLVSERAMIDYSFVSGESAPVEKTRNEIIYAGGRQVGGAIELEVTKRVSQSYLTQLWNKDSFTQNNQKQDHDLVAQINRYFTWTVLGLGIAGLVFWMWAGDLPRGINAITTILIVACPCALLLSDTFTNGNILGMFGKHKFYLKNAKVIESLSEIDTVVFDKTGTLTLPDAGQIQFKGTPLTRLQQRIVRTMCAQSSHPLSRLISKSLAAVPKETALTGFQEVEGKGIMANLGENCLVKLGSAAFVGLSEAPQMASNAHSRVYFSFGEQQVGYFEIHSYYRENLSDTLQALKHKNYQTYLLSGDKPTDVALLGHLFGDATHLHFNQKPEDKLAFIEQLQQKGRKVLMVGDGLNDAGALVQSNVGIAVSDNINNFSPACDGILEGNHLSFLPQYVRLAKAGRSIVVQSFTISVVYNIIGLSFALTGTLAPVIAAILMPASSISIVLYTTIASRIATARAL, encoded by the coding sequence ATGTCGCAATCCATTTCATCTACTGTCGAAGTCGCCTGCTACCATTGCGGAGCCGACTGTGAAGAAACCGTCATTGTCCACGATAACAAACCCTTTTGCTGCGAAGGCTGCAAATTGGTCTATGAGTTATTGCAGGAAAACGAACTGTGCAGTTACTACGATTTTACAAAAAATCCGGGGGTTTCGCCCGATAAAAACTACTACAAAGGCAAATACGCTTACTTAGATCTTCCAGAAGTACATCAGCGCATCATTCAATTTACGGATGGCCGCCAAACGCACATCAACTGGTACCTGCCCCAGATGCACTGTAGTTCGTGCGTGTACTTACTCGAAAATCTCCACCGTTTGCAAGAAGGGGTCATTTCGGCCGTGGTAAATTTTCCCGAAAAGCGGGTACGAATTATTGTTGATGAAGAAAAAATCAAGCTGAGTCAACTGGCCGAACTGCTGACGTACATCGGATACGAACCCTACATCAGTCTTCAGGACGTTGAATCTGACCAATCTCCCAAAATCAACCGAACGCGTTTATACAAAATCGGTATTTCGGGATTTGCCTTTGGCAACGTCATGATGATGAGCTTCCCCGATTATTTTGGATTGGGCGACACCCAAACCGACCAGAAGCTGCAATCCCTGTTCAGTGTTTTTAGCGTGGTGTTGGCATTGCCCGTCTTTTTTTATGCCGCTTCGGATTTTTTTGTGTCGGCGTGGAAAGCCATTCGAAAACACTATTTGAACATTGACGCTCCCATTGCGTTGGCTATTTTGGTCACGTTTGTGCGCAGTTTGTACGAAATCGGCACCCAAACGGGCGTAGGTTATCTCGATTCCATGACGGGCATTGTGTTTTTTATGCTATTAGGCCGGTATTTTCAAGACAAGACCTACTCGGTTATTTCGTTTGACCGCGACTACAAATCTTATTTCCCTGTAGCCGTGACGCTATTGCACAAAAGCAAGAGCACGGCCGAAAAGCCCATTGACGCAGCACAAAATGACCTTTACGCCGTCAATGCCGAGGAGCCGCAAATTATGGTGACCGACCTAAAAGCGGGCGACCACATTTTGATTCGCAACAAAGAATTGATTCCCGCTGATGCACGTTTAGTGAGCGAGCGGGCCATGATTGACTACAGCTTTGTTTCGGGGGAATCAGCACCCGTGGAAAAAACCCGGAACGAAATCATCTACGCAGGTGGGCGTCAGGTGGGCGGTGCCATTGAGTTGGAAGTCACCAAGCGGGTTTCACAAAGTTATCTGACGCAACTTTGGAACAAAGACTCTTTCACTCAAAACAACCAAAAGCAGGACCATGATTTGGTAGCCCAAATCAACCGCTATTTTACCTGGACGGTTTTGGGACTGGGCATTGCGGGATTGGTCTTTTGGATGTGGGCGGGCGATTTGCCACGCGGCATCAACGCCATCACCACCATCCTGATTGTGGCTTGTCCGTGCGCTTTACTGCTCTCCGACACTTTTACCAACGGAAATATTTTGGGGATGTTTGGCAAGCATAAATTTTACCTCAAAAATGCGAAGGTTATTGAAAGCTTATCAGAAATTGATACCGTTGTTTTTGACAAAACAGGCACTTTAACCTTGCCCGACGCGGGTCAAATCCAATTTAAAGGCACGCCGCTTACGCGTTTACAGCAGCGCATCGTGCGTACGATGTGTGCGCAATCATCTCACCCCCTGAGCCGCCTTATTTCTAAATCGTTGGCAGCCGTTCCCAAAGAAACAGCCCTGACGGGCTTTCAGGAAGTAGAAGGCAAGGGAATTATGGCCAATTTAGGCGAAAACTGCCTCGTAAAATTAGGCTCAGCCGCATTTGTGGGTCTTTCGGAAGCCCCACAAATGGCATCCAATGCCCACAGCAGGGTCTATTTTTCTTTTGGGGAACAACAAGTTGGCTATTTTGAAATTCACAGTTACTACCGCGAAAACCTATCCGATACGCTCCAAGCCCTCAAGCATAAAAACTATCAAACGTATCTTTTATCGGGCGACAAACCGACGGATGTAGCCTTGTTGGGCCATTTGTTTGGAGATGCCACGCACTTACATTTCAACCAAAAGCCCGAAGATAAGCTCGCATTTATTGAACAGTTGCAACAAAAAGGTCGCAAAGTACTGATGGTCGGCGATGGTCTCAACGACGCTGGGGCTTTGGTCCAAAGCAACGTGGGCATCGCCGTTTCTGACAATATCAACAATTTCTCACCCGCCTGCGACGGCATTTTGGAAGGCAACCATCTGTCGTTTTTGCCCCAATACGTGCGCCTCGCCAAAGCGGGCCGCAGCATCGTGGTTCAGAGTTTTACTATCTCAGTAGTGTATAATATCATCGGACTTAGTTTTGCCTTGACGGGTACGTTGGCTCCTGTTATTGCGGCTATTCTGATGCCAGCAAGCTCGATTTCCATCGTTCTGTACACCACCATTGCCAGTAGAATTGCCACCGCAAGAGCGCTTTAA
- a CDS encoding TonB-dependent receptor — translation MKHISTAHLNFSVTVGSLLLVAVFCFSGSLFGQTTLTQTLRGVVLDIDNNQPLAGASVTLTGTDKGTITEADGSFRFTAIPIGRYSIQISSVGFETTVIPEVLLEAGKEKVLTISLKESPQQLAEAVVRTARPVSQSSIQSITIEQTLRYAATFFDPARLATSFPGVVAANDQANNLVIRGNSPTGTQWRLEGIEIVNPNHLSNAGTFSDRPTQSGGGTNILSAQLMERADFLTGAFPSQYGNVLGGVMDVHLRKGNDQKHEFTAQAGLIGIDLSAEGPISRKNKSSYLVNYRYSFTGLLAAMGVKFGGEDIRFQDLSFNLSFPTRKAGHFTVFGMGGVSSNVFKAERDTLLWEVEKDGFDIEFKNRMGAIGLTHQLKVGRNSSLRTVLAASALDTRREGYVLSKTSYNRFFIQLDAFKKTRYSFSTTLSHKLNAQWQLQEGLYLTYQEDSVNISNRGIARGGMKGLIIQPYINLTGRIAPRLTMQLGLHWLEYTYNQTNSLEPRASLRYTANKRTAFSLSYGLHSQLQLPQTYLALKNSATRDEVFPNVRLGFTKAQHFVAGYEQNLSLLSSLKVEVYYQSLYNVPVAKNPSIVSYRVIPAFSTLNLLEGFTDGELANTGTGRNYGIEVTYQQLLQNNFYALITGSLYNSRYKGQDGVDRNTRFNGNHTFSLAGGKEFHRRPNRTFGVNLRVLWLGGYRDSPIDLEASKSAAQTVYKATELYTIKLKDYFRPDLRIFWKRNKPNYTRTWSIDIQNVTSTKNEAFSYYDILQRKVVQQYQLGILPVVNYRVEF, via the coding sequence ATGAAACATATATCCACTGCTCATTTGAATTTTTCGGTAACTGTCGGCTCCTTGCTTCTGGTGGCCGTTTTTTGCTTTTCTGGTTCACTTTTTGGACAAACAACCCTTACCCAAACCCTGCGGGGCGTGGTGCTGGACATTGACAATAATCAGCCGCTTGCGGGGGCGAGCGTTACATTAACGGGCACCGACAAAGGCACCATCACGGAGGCCGACGGCAGTTTTCGATTTACGGCGATTCCTATCGGACGGTATTCAATCCAAATAAGCAGTGTTGGGTTCGAAACGACTGTTATCCCCGAGGTTTTGTTGGAGGCTGGAAAGGAAAAAGTGCTAACCATTTCCCTCAAAGAAAGCCCTCAACAACTCGCTGAGGCGGTTGTACGTACTGCCCGTCCTGTTTCGCAAAGTAGCATACAGAGTATTACCATCGAACAAACGTTGCGCTATGCGGCTACTTTTTTTGACCCCGCCCGCCTTGCTACGTCATTTCCGGGCGTAGTGGCGGCCAACGACCAAGCCAATAATTTGGTCATTCGTGGCAATTCTCCGACGGGGACGCAGTGGCGATTAGAAGGCATTGAGATTGTGAACCCCAATCACCTCAGCAATGCGGGAACGTTTAGCGACCGACCGACGCAATCGGGCGGAGGAACTAATATTTTGAGTGCGCAACTCATGGAGCGCGCCGACTTTTTGACTGGGGCTTTTCCTTCTCAATACGGCAATGTCTTGGGTGGGGTGATGGACGTACATTTGCGCAAAGGCAATGACCAAAAGCACGAATTTACGGCGCAGGCAGGTTTGATAGGCATTGACTTATCGGCCGAGGGACCCATTTCCCGCAAAAATAAATCATCGTATCTGGTCAATTACCGCTATTCATTCACAGGACTATTGGCCGCGATGGGCGTCAAATTTGGTGGGGAAGATATTCGTTTTCAGGACCTTTCGTTCAATCTATCATTTCCTACCCGCAAAGCAGGCCATTTTACGGTATTTGGCATGGGAGGTGTGAGTAGTAATGTGTTTAAGGCCGAGCGCGATACGTTGCTGTGGGAAGTTGAAAAAGACGGATTTGACATTGAATTTAAAAACCGAATGGGTGCCATTGGCTTGACGCATCAACTGAAAGTAGGCCGAAATTCTAGCCTACGCACGGTGTTGGCGGCTTCGGCTTTGGATACGCGCCGCGAAGGCTATGTGCTTTCAAAAACCTCTTATAATCGCTTTTTTATTCAGTTGGATGCTTTCAAAAAAACACGTTATTCGTTCTCGACGACGCTTTCGCACAAACTCAATGCGCAATGGCAATTGCAGGAAGGTTTGTACCTGACCTATCAGGAAGATTCGGTTAATATCAGCAATCGGGGGATTGCAAGAGGGGGGATGAAGGGACTGATTATTCAGCCGTACATCAACCTCACGGGGCGAATTGCCCCGCGCCTGACCATGCAGTTGGGACTTCATTGGCTTGAGTATACGTACAATCAAACTAATTCCCTGGAGCCTCGGGCTTCCTTGCGTTATACCGCCAATAAACGCACCGCTTTTAGTTTGTCGTATGGTCTGCACAGTCAATTACAATTACCACAAACATATTTAGCCCTCAAAAATTCAGCCACCCGCGACGAAGTATTTCCTAATGTTCGTTTAGGGTTTACCAAAGCACAACATTTTGTAGCGGGCTATGAGCAAAATCTATCGCTGCTATCTTCCTTGAAAGTAGAAGTGTATTATCAATCCTTGTACAATGTTCCAGTGGCCAAAAACCCGTCTATTGTGAGCTACCGGGTCATTCCCGCTTTCTCGACTTTGAATCTGTTGGAAGGTTTTACCGATGGAGAATTGGCTAACACAGGTACTGGCAGGAATTATGGTATCGAAGTAACGTATCAACAATTGCTACAAAATAATTTTTACGCACTTATCACGGGTTCATTGTATAATTCGAGGTACAAAGGGCAGGACGGAGTCGACCGCAATACGCGTTTCAACGGAAATCATACGTTCAGTTTGGCGGGTGGGAAAGAGTTTCATCGTCGTCCTAATCGTACGTTTGGCGTTAATTTGCGGGTTTTGTGGCTAGGGGGCTACCGCGATTCTCCGATTGATTTGGAGGCATCTAAAAGCGCGGCCCAAACGGTGTACAAAGCCACGGAATTGTATACGATTAAGCTAAAGGATTATTTTAGGCCCGACCTGCGCATTTTCTGGAAACGCAACAAACCTAACTACACACGGACGTGGTCTATTGATATTCAGAACGTAACGAGTACTAAAAATGAAGCCTTCAGTTACTACGATATTCTTCAGCGTAAAGTTGTTCAGCAGTACCAGCTGGGGATTTTGCCCGTGGTTAATTATCGGGTGGAATTCTGA